From Pirellulales bacterium, the proteins below share one genomic window:
- a CDS encoding endonuclease/exonuclease/phosphatase family protein, giving the protein MPRKFSFFVVLAGAIAGGVWFQRNFEVHGLDQVTITRRGAAAATAEVQQTSTVPVTTSTNGAGGTIRVASFNIQVFGESKLAKPQVMPILAQVIRRFDVVAIQEVRATTQDVMPRFLQMINAEGASYDFVVGPRLGRTSSKEQYAFIFNRATIEMVPGSMYTVDDPDDRLHREPLVAGFTVRGPPPAQAFTFTLIDIHTDPDEVASEMNALDDVYRAVRDDGRHEDDIILLGDLNTDDGHLGELGQMPYLIAAISKQPSNTRGNKLYDNIIFDRRATTEYTGRSGVLNLMREYQLSLQDALEVSDHFPVWAEFSVYEGGQRGSAVASAPGEERSR; this is encoded by the coding sequence GTGCCGCGCAAGTTTTCCTTCTTCGTCGTGCTGGCCGGCGCGATTGCCGGCGGTGTCTGGTTTCAGCGCAACTTCGAGGTTCACGGCCTCGACCAGGTGACGATCACGCGGCGCGGCGCCGCGGCGGCCACGGCCGAGGTCCAGCAAACGTCGACGGTCCCAGTTACCACGAGCACTAATGGCGCTGGCGGCACGATTCGCGTTGCCTCGTTCAATATCCAGGTCTTCGGCGAGAGCAAGCTGGCCAAGCCGCAGGTGATGCCGATCCTGGCCCAGGTCATCCGGCGCTTCGACGTCGTGGCTATCCAGGAAGTGCGCGCCACGACGCAGGACGTCATGCCGCGCTTCCTGCAGATGATCAACGCCGAGGGGGCCAGCTACGATTTCGTCGTCGGCCCGCGCTTGGGGCGCACGTCGAGCAAGGAACAATACGCGTTCATCTTCAACCGGGCCACGATCGAGATGGTGCCTGGCAGCATGTACACGGTCGACGATCCGGATGATCGCTTGCACCGCGAGCCCTTGGTGGCGGGCTTCACGGTGCGCGGTCCGCCGCCGGCGCAAGCCTTTACCTTCACGTTGATCGATATTCACACCGATCCGGACGAAGTCGCGTCCGAGATGAATGCGCTCGATGACGTATACCGCGCGGTGCGCGACGACGGCCGGCACGAAGACGACATTATCTTGCTGGGTGACCTCAATACCGACGACGGCCATCTGGGCGAGCTGGGACAGATGCCGTACCTGATCGCGGCCATTTCGAAGCAGCCCTCGAACACGCGCGGCAACAAGTTGTACGACAACATCATCTTCGATCGCCGCGCCACGACCGAATACACCGGCCGGTCGGGCGTGCTGAACCTGATGCGCGAGTACCAGCTTTCGTTGCAGGACGCGCTGGAGGTTTCGGACCACTTTCCGGTGTGGGCCGAGTTCAGCGTCTACGAAGGGGGGCAGCGCGGCAGCGCCGTGGCCAGCGCGCCGGGCGAAGAGCGCAGCCGATAG